The Leucoraja erinacea ecotype New England unplaced genomic scaffold, Leri_hhj_1 Leri_382S, whole genome shotgun sequence genome contains a region encoding:
- the LOC129693666 gene encoding zinc finger protein 239-like, with protein sequence MAGYNKEKRYECDVCGKAWQYPSQLEIHRRVHTGERPFDCSECGKNFTLYANMMRHYQVHSLTCSDCGKDFMTTQELKIHQQVHTGKKPFNCSDCGKSFKTTNELKIHQRVHTGEKPFGCSTCGKSFSQSSGLQVHRRVHSSERPFTCSDCGKGFKSSTDLKVHRRLHTGERPYTCSDCGKGFTRTSNLLEHQRTHTGERPYTCAQCGKGFTQSSHLLVHQRTHTGERPYICAQCGKGFTRFTRLLSHQLVHAGDHPFPSPVCGELFAMASHPLSH encoded by the coding sequence ATGGCAGGgtacaacaaggagaagcgttatgagtgcgacgtgtgtggcaaggcatggcagtacccgagccagctggagatccaccggcgggtgcatacgggagaacgccccttcgactgctcggaGTGCGGCAAGAACTTCACCCTCTATGCCAACATGATGCGGCACTACCAAGTGCACTCCTTGACCTGCTCCGACTGTGGCAAGGACTTCATGACGACGCAAGAGCTGAAAATCCACCAGCAGGTGCACACGGGCAAGAAGCCCTTcaactgctccgactgcggcaagagcttcaagacgaCAAATGAGCTGAAgatccaccagcgggtgcacacgggcgagaagccatTTGGCTGCTCTACCTGTGGCAAAAGCTTTTCCCAGTCATCTGGGTTGCAggtgcaccggcgggtgcacagcagtgagcggcccttcacctgctccgactgcggcaaaggcttcaagtcgtccacggacctgaaggtgcacaggcgcctgcacaccggggagcggccctacacctgcagcgactgtggcaagggcttcacccgcaccagcaacctgctggagcaccagcgcacccacaccggcgagcgcccctacacctgcgcccagtgcggcaagggcttcacccagtccagtcacctgctggtgcaccagcgcacccacaccggcgagcgcccctacatctgcgcccagtgcggcaagggcttcacccgcttcACCAGGCTGCTGTCCCATCAGCTTGTGCACGCCGGCGACCATCCcttccccagcccggtgtgtggagagctctttgccatggcctcccaccCCCTGTCTCACTAG